GTTGATGGCCAGTAGGGAAGCTTTTAAAGGGTGGACGGATCTTGATGACATCTTAACTGCTGCAGTCATTCGAAACTTGAAAGCTGTACATGTATAGCTTTATGTTTTAAGAGCTTTGATATAACTATTGTTTATGCATGCCGTCATTGTTTCGAGACATTCAGAAAAAAGAGAATTCTGAGTAGtgcaagaaagaaaggaaattctCGGGGGGAGGGATTTGGGCTTGGTTTAATCAGTGTTGTGTGTTTTAGCATCAGTGGCCTCTGAGGACACAagaaattgttttggtattacCATATGCAGTACAGTTGCTACATCACAATCTCCTGAGTGTTCCATTTTTAAATCCTGAAGCAGGAACATTGtctcaaagattttttttttcttatactgTAGGACAGGTACCAGGTAATGGTTATGGATGCTGATGGTTCTCGTTCTAAAGGCATCGCAAGATACTTGAGAACGCTTGGGGTTAAGGCAAGTATTTGGAAtctctaagattttttttttttatcacataaaaGCCTAAACATCTAATTCATCATGGAACTAGAAGGGCAAAATGAATTTATCCACTCTCCCTTAGTCAAGTTtctttgggataaaaaacatttcTGAAAGTTTTTCAGCATCAGTAACCttagaaacaaataacaatatccATATTAACCAGATTTGGGAAGAGTACATTAATGTCTTCTGTGCATTTACAATGTTGTTAAGTCAAAAACCGTTACTCCTTATGCATGTTTTTCTGTCGTATAAATGCTATAGATAGAACCCAATTTTCAGTCCAGTTGTTCTCAAGTAGTATAATTCAAAAAGCACATTAGTATTACATCTAACTTGTGCCCTTAAAATATCTCTctctgtcaaaaaaaaaaaaatgtctttacCTTGCTTGAATGGGAAGTTGCAATGTATTAATCAATgtcaatattcttttatttcactCCATAGATTGCTGTAAATGGCTTGCAGAGAAACAAGTTAAATGCATGAATTCTAGATGATATCATGGTTCATTCCTGGACTAATCATATAATTTAGATAGAGAAGATAGTAGAATTTTGCAGAATTAAACCTTGTGACCTGCATTATAAGAAAATTTGAACTGCCAGGTTAGTTTATTGTTAATCTGGAACCACAACCTATTGTATCATATTGCTAATTGTTTGTTTGCATTTTTATGTGACAGAGACCATACTTGGTCCAACGTGGCTTCCAGTCTTGGGTAAAACAAGGTATCCAAGCCAAGGAGCTGAAACCTGAGACCGTGCTAACCATACTTAATGAGGTAAGGTTATTGCATGACTTGCATATTCTCTTAACTAGTATAAATTTCTAGAAATACAAAATTCTATTTGCCGAAAGCCATTGATAAACTCAAAGTATATGTGTGGACAATGACAAGCTGTAGATTATACAATAATATATTCGGCTAGCTGAGATAAACCTAGAGAgttgattaatttgatatttatttcaaaaacatatgaaaagaGTGAAATTTCTTTGCTGGGTGCACATTGGTGCACAATGGATACTATCAAAATGGTATCCACACCGCACAGAACAACATGCACACACAGAGGCATATGAGATGTACTTGTGTCTGTGCAGTGCGTGTGTAAATTTACGTGGAGAGacttatttcaaaaacaaataaaaagagtgTGCTATGCAATCACACTTGTATGAACATGTGCATAAGGAGTGTTTGTATATATGTAATTGATGGGCTACCATAAACTGGGTATGCAGGCCATAAGAATTGTGTATGTTTCGACACAcgatggttttctttttcttttcttttttgttgctgTCCTCACATTCTTCTTGTCAACCAAGCTTGAACTTTGTTTCAAAGTGGGAGAAGACCTTACAATTTATTGCCATCATTGGCCTCAGTCAGGTATACTTTTATTTGTTATAGTGCTCTGGTTAATGTTTCTTTCACACACGCATATATGTCGATTGCTGAGCTGATAATGGTTAAAACAAACTTCACACATTCTGATACTGTGCTAGTACTCAGATCCTTTGATGTATTCTGTAAAAATAGCATGTATATGACTATTAAGCTAGATTCCCTTTGTCTATTTTGCATGTGTCCTAGGGAAAGGTTTATGTCATTGATAAATTTAGTTAAGTGAAACTTGAGTTTCTCTAATTATTGGTTTCTCACACTCTGCCAAACTATTTATCAGCGGGTTGCTTCTTACAATGGCCCTGAAGATTTTAAGCAAGATGTGAGGTATAACCTACTCCGGAAATCTTTTGTCCTTAGTGTATTTATGGTGTAATTGGCATAATTTTGTAAATCATAATGGAACCAGGTCTAAAATCAAGTCAATGTTTATTCATGCGCAATGAATTATATAAGACGCACCTAGTAGATAGATAGGTGTCATATGTTAGCACAACATTAACAAAATGAACCTTGGTGTTTGCACAGTAAAGGGCACGGAAAAATTTATATATGGCAAATCTCTTCTATGTCTAAATGTTCTTTCAACACTAGGTTCTTGACCATGTTCTGATCATGTTAAAAGCTCGAGTCGTGTTGATAAGCAAACTGCCTATGACATTATCAAGGTTCATATTTCCTAACCTCCATTAGACTTTTAgaagttatttaattatttttcacagtTAGATTCTTTTCAGTAGTTGGATCATGTTTAATCAAGTTTTTGGATTGTTGAGATCTTTGATTAACTGAGATCTCAAATGCTTCTTTAAAGGCGTTTGCAATTAGTTTCTTTTCAGTAGTTGGATCATGTTTAACCAAGTTTTTGGATTGTTGAGATCTTGATTAACTAGGATTTCAAACGCATCTTTGAAGGCGTTTGCTCTCTCCTGTTAGACTTGGAGTCCAGACATTTTCATGGGCAGCAAGAAAACTGGAAAACAACCGCATTGGTTTACCTACATGACCTTCATCTTCAGATGTTCAAAACCGGGTGCTGCAAGCTGCTGCAAAGAATGAATCCCAACCATCTGAAACTGAAGTTCCGAATCCATCACCTGAATCAGTGACTCcattaaggccatgtttgtttcccggaaagtAATTTccggaaaaccactttccaaactttcccgtgtttgtttgccattagaaaagttggtcaacagaaaacactttccggtcaactaaaaacactttccggtaaaaaaaaaaatttggcttggttttcaggaaagtgtttttctttttggctgtgtttgttttctggaaactggtttccgggaaatcactttccaaactttcttgtgtttgtttgccattagaaaagttggtcaacggaaaacactttccagtcaaagggaaatttggcttggttttcaggaaaatgttttcctggaaaatttgggcggaaaacactttccggaagttgtgaaaaatttagaaatgtcattatttgctgattatatcaaatttgatccttaaacttttgatagctatatatattttgttttgaatatttattttttaatttcatctcttaaaatttaacttttatattaactttggttcttatttttataattgctatttgctttttccttattatttttttattaaaattttttatttatcaaatttggtcattatttttttattgttacttattttatttgaaataatttatgaaatgttgattattattattttaatttcttcatcttttattttttttttaattttttagatttggtctctattattttgattattatttattttatttgagataatatatgaaattatatttttttttcaatttcattctcattcgactatttaatttgtaagatttgttccttattattttaataaacttgagaaaaataaaatattaataagttatttttcagctcattttctatgacataaccaaatactagaaactgtttttcaatttattttcattacactaccaaacatcaaaaaataattcacttttctggaatttattttttaaaaaataaaaattacattccAGCAAACAATCTAAATGAGAAAGTAGATCTTTCAGAAGCATAGTCATCGAGGCGGCATTTATTGGAGTGTGGGGTGTATAATTATTGGAGGCCGCATTAAATCTAAGAAGATCACTTGGctaaatctaagaagaggtctAGGTTGTGGCGAGTAATTAATCTCGTAAACACACTTGTAACTTTCAGAGGCCTTAAATTTTGTCAAGAGATTCTATGGATCCAATTTTATAATGAGGTTGGTTAGCTGTAAAGGTCCCCAATTCGGttcaaaaaattttgtttgaattaattttgttactttttatttttatttttatatttcttagttttaagtttatttatttatttaaagagttaTAATATATGCAATAACAGAATCTTGAATACttactgtttttcttttgttgttagTATTCATTAGTTAGATGGTTGTTAAAGTTAGTTGAGGAATTAGTTGAATAACAGAGAGTTGGTTCGTTAGTCAGTTGCAAGGGAATAACAATATTTACAGCTATCTTGAAAACCAAGTAATAATTGAAAGATCAATTTGCAGTAATTACAGAACTCTCTCTCCCTTTCAGTCTCTTTTATTTCTccctcaatttattttcttctgaACTTTTATTTCtccctttcaatttcttttatatctcccaaaattttcttttgaacttTTTGTCCGCCCGTAGATTTTCATCAAAGTGCAGATACACCCCACAGCTTTTCAACTCGAAAGGCCTTCGGCTCTCATGATCTTCCATCCCTCCCCAGTAGAATTTAAAAGTAACTTCATTGCCGGAATATTTACGTAAATGATTTACCAATTCGAGCTGGTAGTGTAGAATCATGTGATCTGAGTCACATGGAGTCAACCAACGTAATAGAAGGCTTTTCTGGGAATCTAAGACGacttcatcatcaccatcatgcTCACTGTTTTTACTCTTAACATGGTAATCAAGATTTAAATGAACATTAGGATCATCGACTTCATAAGGCATGTCCTGGGAGGGAGGAGGGAGTAGAAAGACAAGGCAGAAAGCAATTCCCTTGAGCTGATGACAGTTTGAGGGCAACTGTATGGTGAGTGAAGATCCAATTCCTTTGTCTCCGAACCATTCCGGAATTTCACTCCCTGGTAGAACCATTTGAATTCTGCCATGTGGGATCTCCTCTCCGGACTGTGACACAAGTCACATTTCGAAAATGTGATGAAGCAagcaagaaagagagaagaaagaaagacaagggGGTTTAGAGAGATACCTGAATTTCCAAATGCATTGCCTCTATCAGTTGTTTCTGATCCAATTGGAAGCAATTTGTAAAATTCCTTCTAAAATGTAATCTCAGCGAAGAGGGAAGCTCAGGTAACGCTTTAATAGCCGTTCCATGGAAAGTCAGATGTCGCAAAGATACCATATCTTTGATTGACAAGGGTAGCTCTTTGATAGGCGTTCCATGCAAATACAGATATTCCAAACACACCATATCTTTGATTGACAAGGGTAGCTCTTTGATAGGCGTTCCACCTAAACATAGAGTCCTCAAGGATATCATATGCTTAAATGATGATGAGGGTATCTCTTTAATGCCTGTCTTCCTCAAGCTAAGATGCTCCAAAGATTTCATAGGCACTGTGATTTCTGGGAAGCTCTCAAGTTTTGAGCAACCACTCATATCCAAATAACGGAGTCTTGTGAGAAACTGGATTGATGAGGGCACCTCTTTAATAGCAGTTCCCTCTAGTTTTAATTGTCTGATATCCTCTAAATTCTCCGGAAACTTGGTCATCTTTGAGCAGCCACTTAGACAAAGACGTTCCAACCGGCCAGTAACTGATTGTGGAACTTCTTTGATTGAAGTTTGTTCCAACCGTAAGTATCCCATATTTTGTGAAATCGTTGGACACGTGGTCACATTTAGGCACCGACTTATAGAAAGGGACCTGAGAACCTTTGAATCAAGCATCGGAAAACTTCTAAGATTATGGCAAAGAATGAGATAAATTTTTTCCAGCTTGTCAAGATATTGAAGAGATGACGGAACCTCGGTTAAACTTGGACAGTCCATAAGTGTTAAGGACACTAAATTTTTGGCCATTGATAGATCTGGCAATTCCGTCAAATATGGAGAGTCAGATAGGTCAATTATTCTTAAATTTCCAACATCCTGTCAACAGAAAAAGGCATAATTAGAAAGGTAGCACCTCCAACTTCATATTTCTGATCCTAAATCTGCAGCAATTAAATCATACCTTTACTCCGGTCCAAAGTTTTTCAAGCTTGCTTTTGCGTAGGTGAAGCTCGACAAGGTGTTCAGCACGAAAAGATGGCGGCAAGGATTTCCAAGGGAATCCATTCCATTGCAAATAGCTCAGTTTATTAGGAAGATATTCGAAGCCAGTAGGAGGAAGGTGCATTGTAGCTGCGGTGCGAGAGAGACACAGAAATCTAAGACCATCCATCATTGCGAAGGCATCAGATTTCAAGTGTACATCTGTCCAGAACCAGTCCAAAGATATGCCTTTAACTTTTAATTGAGTTCCctgttaaacaagaaaaaagaataaacaaacaataatacaaTCTACTCAAACACATCAACTTTTGAGCAAATACATGAACGACAGTTAATGGCTGTAGCTTTAACCTTATTTTCCTCCAATACTTGAACGACATCAGGAGGATGACATAACCTGCTACGTTCGCCAGGAAAATCAGATTCTGCACGAACAATGTTAACTGCCATTTCATATAGTAAATCATGCATTTCTAGTCTGAACTGAGAAATAGTTATGAGACACTTATCAATGAGCGTGCTTATATCGAACTTCACAGACCGACCATATAAGCAATCTAATATTCTTGTTACTTCGTATGGCTCCCATCCTATGAAGAAATGTGCTATGTCAAGAAATATGGATTTTTGTTCTGAATCCAACCCATCGTAACTAATTTTCAACGCCATTTCAATTCGAGGGTGCTGAGCTAGTTTATTCAATGCACTGCGCCATTCTTCGATGGTTTTACCATAGAGAGAGGAACCCAAAACTATAAGAGCCAACGGATTGCCTTGTACATGCCTTACAATCTTTTTTATCAAGCGTCTTTGATCAATTGTGGGGATGCAATTCTTCAATGCTTTCGAGCTAAAGAGTTGAATAGCTTCTTCATCATTTAACCGCTCAACCTCATATGTCTCATCAACTACATTGCTAAGCACCTGCTTGTCCCTACTTGTTATGAGAACTTTACTGCCCGGACCAAATGAACTATTTCGTCCATCAAGCAAATTTTTGCATTCTTCAAAACGAATTAAATCATCCACATCATCCAGAACAATAAAAACCTTTATGCGACGAAGTCTCTCCCTCACAAAAGAATCTCGAAAACTCAAGAATCCCATAGTGTTCGGAGTTTCTTGGCCAAGCAACCATGAAAGAAAGCTTCTTCGCAAATCAGATTGTTGCCtaaagttttcaaaaaatatttcttgaaatCGAGAACGAACCTTGCTGCAAACAGCTTCAGCAATCGTTGTTTTACCGATACCACCCATTCCCCATATCCCTACAATGAGAACATCTGAAGATTCTATATTTAACAAAGACTCAACTTTGCTAACACGAACATCAATTCCAAATAGACCAGTCGTAGTGTGACTTGAAGACATGGCAtgcaattttttcaaaacatctcCAACGATATTCTTAATAAATTCAGACTCCAGCCTGGCAAATAAGAAGAACACATAGAAATATACTCACTCCTTAGTAGCAGGCACGTATGAGTAATTGAGCATCATTATTGGCAATGGATAGTGCTAAAGTAACACATGAATCGATGATAACTGTAAAAATACATGACATTCTATATTAATCAAGTGTACGTTGAAAACTGGAAACTACATGTAATCGGTGTTTAtctaagaaaatcaattaaatgcaAATGCATATGATATTGTTTTCTCATATCATCCTTTTCACctcaaataaatagaatattatttaacgacaaaagaaaacattgtctGTTCTTGTAAAATTTACcgtaatgataaaaaaaaatatttttcaaaaaaatattattttttatataaatacatcaaaataatcttaaaagactaaaaaaatatttaaaataaaaagaataattaaaaaaacactttgaaacataaaaacaaacaaccactTAATATCAATACATGCCTTAATATTTATACAAACGTTTGgctacaaataaattttttttttaaaaaattatttttaatataaacatattaaaataatttaaaaacattataaaaattaattgaaaataaaaaaataaattttttacaaaacattttaaaacacaaaaacaaacaaccacTTAAATATCTATACAAACATtttacattaaataataattttttattttttaaaatattttttaatataaacacaaataatatgaaaacactaaaataaaataattttttttaaaaaaacgttttaaaacacaaaacaaccaaccacataatatttatatatacaagtgCTTACGCTACAacgttttcaaaatcaaataaaataaatatggattCACAGAGCTCATCattctcaataattttaaattaaatttcaaatcctCAACAAATGAACGAATATTTTCTCATGGGATATATTTCAAGAGCTTACTCTGAATTCCCTAATAAGGTACATCCAGATAGATTGGCTGCATCCGTCAAAGCGTCTCTGAAGCTCTGCTCTTTGTCCATCGTCAGAGCTTTCTTCTTTATCAATCTGGCCAATGCATCGCCAAAGCTTCCTGTTTGATTTCTTACATGGGATGGATCCACCTGGTAGAATACTGGAATAACTATCTGTCTATTATTTCTTCTACGTTCAAAAATCTTTGCAAGCTCCTCCAAGCACCATTTGGAAGATGCATAGTTTACAGAAAAAACGATCACAGAAAGCTTGGCCTCTTCAATTGTTCTCAGAAGTGATGCCGAAATCTCATCTCCTCTCACAAGCTGATTATCTATGAAAGTTAGGATTTGTTCCCGTTTCAAAGCAGCATAGAGGTGGCTGGTAAAACCAACACGAGTGTCTTCTCCCCTGAAACTAAGGAAGACATCATATTTAATTCCTTGTGGCTGGGCGGTGGTTAAGGTGGAAGGAGAAGATGGCGATGGAGACATCATATTGTTTTGTGGAGAAACAGTCGAGGAAACAATAGTGAGACTCTGGTGGTAAGGGAGGTCTGGAGGGAGAGAACGGAAGTAACTCAAGGAAAAAAGATGAGGCTGATTTTGAAACAGTAGCTTAGGCTTTACGTGTTGAAGACCCTGCCTTAGGCatatgtataatttataataatgggGGCATCAAATCCAAGTATTTTCTTAGGCATTACGGAAGTAACCATTTGTTGATTTCCTGGAAATTCCCCAGTTACAAAGTGATGTGATAGCTTAGGATTTATACGTTTTATTGAcagtgtttttataaatttaaattttttttaaaattaatttttttagtttttttttattttaaattattgatataaaataatttttaaaaataaaaaacatatatatatatatatatatatatatatatatatatatatattcttgtttaTCATATCACAACTGTGATaaatacctttttcttttaattttatcatttgacattagaTTATTGAGTCttgaaattcatgattttttttgttttttttttatggaatcaTCTTGATCTCATATTTCAAATTACATGTTAGTTAAATTAATCCAGAttgactcagtttttttatcaataattttttttaatttatttaagagTTGTTCTCcgttgttttattcaatttttcttaGAACATTACAAGATTCCATTGTTGATTccattattaaaaatcaaaagcatatatatatatatatatatctttcgtTGTTTtctctttaacttttttattatatattttttaaaaacactaaacatATTTGTGTCAGAGCactgtttttttcaaatgtaagg
This genomic interval from Populus nigra chromosome 11, ddPopNigr1.1, whole genome shotgun sequence contains the following:
- the LOC133667895 gene encoding disease resistance protein RPV1-like isoform X3, with amino-acid sequence MAMFFLFHSIFLFVYIWRFIIRSRHISPSPSTPSTLTTAQPQVIKYDVFLSFRGEDTRSDFTSHLYAALNRKQIITFIDYQLVRGDEISASLLRTIEEAKLSVIVFSENYASSKWCLEELAKIFERRKNNGQIVIPVFYQVDPSHVRNQTGRFGDGFARLIKKKALTMDKEQSFRDALTDAANLSGWSLGKSELESEFIKNIVGDVLKKLHAMSSSHTTTGLFGIDVRVSKVESLLNIESSDVLIVGIWGMGGIGKTTIAEAVCSKVRSRFQEIFFENFRQQSDLRRSFLSWLLGQETPNTMGFLSFRDSFVRERLRRIKVFIVLDDVDDLIRFEECKNLLDGRNSSFGPGSKVLITSRDKQVLSNVVDETYEVERLNDEEAIQLFSSKALKNCIPTIDQRRLIKKIVRHVQGNPLALIVLGSSLYGKTIEEWRSALNKLAQHPRIEMALKISYDGLDSEQKSIFLDIAHFFIGWEPYEVTRILDCLYGRSVKFDISTLIDKCLITISQFRLEMHDLLYEMAVNIVRAESDFPGERSRLCHPPDVVQVLEENKGTQLKVKGISLDWFWTDVHLKSDAFAMMDGLRFLCLSRTAATMHLPPTGFEYLPNKLSYLQWNGFPWKSLPPSFRAEHLVELHLRKSKLEKLWTGVKDVGNLRIIDLSDSPYLTELPDLSMAKNLVSLTLMDCPSLTEVPSSLQYLDKLEKIYLILCHNLRSFPMLDSKVLRSLSISRCLNVTTCPTISQNMGYLRLEQTSIKEVPQSVTGRLERLCLSGCSKMTKFPENLEDIRQLKLEGTAIKEVPSSIQFLTRLRYLDMSGCSKLESFPEITVPMKSLEHLSLRKTGIKEIPSSSFKHMISLRTLCLGGTPIKELPLSIKDMVCLEYLYLHGTPIKELPLSIKDMVSLRHLTFHGTAIKALPELPSSLRLHFRRNFTNCFQLDQKQLIEAMHLEIQSGEEIPHGRIQMVQGNCFLPCLSTPSSLPGHAL
- the LOC133667895 gene encoding disease resistance protein RPV1-like isoform X2, with amino-acid sequence MMSPSPSSPSTLTTAQPQGIKYDVFLSFRGEDTRVGFTSHLYAALKREQILTFIDNQLVRGDEISASLLRTIEEAKLSVIVFSVNYASSKWCLEELAKIFERRRNNRQIVIPVFYQVDPSHVRNQTGSFGDALARLIKKKALTMDKEQSFRDALTDAANLSGCTLLGNSELESEFIKNIVGDVLKKLHAMSSSHTTTGLFGIDVRVSKVESLLNIESSDVLIVGIWGMGGIGKTTIAEAVCSKVRSRFQEIFFENFRQQSDLRRSFLSWLLGQETPNTMGFLSFRDSFVRERLRRIKVFIVLDDVDDLIRFEECKNLLDGRNSSFGPGSKVLITSRDKQVLSNVVDETYEVERLNDEEAIQLFSSKALKNCIPTIDQRRLIKKIVRHVQGNPLALIVLGSSLYGKTIEEWRSALNKLAQHPRIEMALKISYDGLDSEQKSIFLDIAHFFIGWEPYEVTRILDCLYGRSVKFDISTLIDKCLITISQFRLEMHDLLYEMAVNIVRAESDFPGERSRLCHPPDVVQVLEENKGTQLKVKGISLDWFWTDVHLKSDAFAMMDGLRFLCLSRTAATMHLPPTGFEYLPNKLSYLQWNGFPWKSLPPSFRAEHLVELHLRKSKLEKLWTGVKDVGNLRIIDLSDSPYLTELPDLSMAKNLVSLTLMDCPSLTEVPSSLQYLDKLEKIYLILCHNLRSFPMLDSKVLRSLSISRCLNVTTCPTISQNMGYLRLEQTSIKEVPQSVTGRLERLCLSGCSKMTKFPENLEDIRQLKLEGTAIKEVPSSIQFLTRLRYLDMSGCSKLESFPEITVPMKSLEHLSLRKTGIKEIPSSSFKHMISLRTLCLGGTPIKELPLSIKDMVCLEYLYLHGTPIKELPLSIKDMVSLRHLTFHGTAIKALPELPSSLRLHFRRNFTNCFQLDQKQLIEAMHLEIQSGEEIPHGRIQMVLPGSEIPEWFGDKGIGSSLTIQLPSNCHQLKGIAFCLVFLLPPPSQDMPYEVDDPNVHLNLDYHVKSKNSEHDGDDEVVLDSQKSLLLRWLTPCDSDHMILHYQLELVNHLRKYSGNEVTFKFYWGGMEDHESRRPFELKSCGVYLHFDENLRADKKFKRKFWEI
- the LOC133667895 gene encoding disease resistance protein RPV1-like isoform X1, with protein sequence MAMFFLFHSIFLFVYIWRFIIRSRHISPSPSTPSTLTTAQPQVIKYDVFLSFRGEDTRSDFTSHLYAALNRKQIITFIDYQLVRGDEISASLLRTIEEAKLSVIVFSENYASSKWCLEELAKIFERRKNNGQIVIPVFYQVDPSHVRNQTGRFGDGFARLIKKKALTMDKEQSFRDALTDAANLSGWSLGKSELESEFIKNIVGDVLKKLHAMSSSHTTTGLFGIDVRVSKVESLLNIESSDVLIVGIWGMGGIGKTTIAEAVCSKVRSRFQEIFFENFRQQSDLRRSFLSWLLGQETPNTMGFLSFRDSFVRERLRRIKVFIVLDDVDDLIRFEECKNLLDGRNSSFGPGSKVLITSRDKQVLSNVVDETYEVERLNDEEAIQLFSSKALKNCIPTIDQRRLIKKIVRHVQGNPLALIVLGSSLYGKTIEEWRSALNKLAQHPRIEMALKISYDGLDSEQKSIFLDIAHFFIGWEPYEVTRILDCLYGRSVKFDISTLIDKCLITISQFRLEMHDLLYEMAVNIVRAESDFPGERSRLCHPPDVVQVLEENKGTQLKVKGISLDWFWTDVHLKSDAFAMMDGLRFLCLSRTAATMHLPPTGFEYLPNKLSYLQWNGFPWKSLPPSFRAEHLVELHLRKSKLEKLWTGVKDVGNLRIIDLSDSPYLTELPDLSMAKNLVSLTLMDCPSLTEVPSSLQYLDKLEKIYLILCHNLRSFPMLDSKVLRSLSISRCLNVTTCPTISQNMGYLRLEQTSIKEVPQSVTGRLERLCLSGCSKMTKFPENLEDIRQLKLEGTAIKEVPSSIQFLTRLRYLDMSGCSKLESFPEITVPMKSLEHLSLRKTGIKEIPSSSFKHMISLRTLCLGGTPIKELPLSIKDMVCLEYLYLHGTPIKELPLSIKDMVSLRHLTFHGTAIKALPELPSSLRLHFRRNFTNCFQLDQKQLIEAMHLEIQSGEEIPHGRIQMVLPGSEIPEWFGDKGIGSSLTIQLPSNCHQLKGIAFCLVFLLPPPSQDMPYEVDDPNVHLNLDYHVKSKNSEHDGDDEVVLDSQKSLLLRWLTPCDSDHMILHYQLELVNHLRKYSGNEVTFKFYWGGMEDHESRRPFELKSCGVYLHFDENLRADKKFKRKFWEI